The following proteins are co-located in the Sporolactobacillus pectinivorans genome:
- a CDS encoding glycoside hydrolase family 13 protein: MKNDWWKKSVVYQIYPKSFLDGNHDGIGDLNGIIQKLDYIKLLGADVIWLCPVYESPQVDNGYDISDYYQISKLYGSMDDMDTIIRESKARGIKIMIDLVVNHTSDQHPWFVESRKSKDNPHRDYYIWRDQPNDLTSNFGGSAWAYDEKTKQYYLHFYSEQQPDLNWENPDMRRDIYSMMNFWIEKGIGGFRMDVIDLIGKNPDKKIKENGPKLHHYLREMNEHTFGPADLVTVGETWGATPEIGHLYTDAGRKEINMVFQFEHMNLDKQPGKHRWDLKKLVLIDLKDVLSKWQNSFSEDGWNSLFWNNHDLPRIVSRWGNSREYRELSAKMLATLLHGMKGTPFIYQGEEIGMTNADFESIDDYPDIETQNMYKERIASGFSEEEIMQSIHMKARDNARTPMQWNASENAGFSTVQPWMKVNLNYRKVNVEQSLADPDSVFFHYQKLIALRKKNDILIKGRYELVDHDNTQVYAYKRIMDDQILLIVCNFYEKPADFRYSAGIKKEDISILISNYPDSSRDLDHLLLRPYEAVIYEFSGRLKNN, from the coding sequence ATGAAGAACGATTGGTGGAAGAAGAGTGTTGTCTATCAAATCTATCCCAAAAGTTTCTTAGATGGCAATCATGATGGCATCGGCGATCTTAACGGGATCATTCAGAAATTAGATTATATAAAATTGCTTGGCGCAGATGTAATCTGGCTGTGTCCGGTTTATGAATCTCCGCAAGTAGACAATGGTTATGATATCAGCGACTATTACCAAATTTCTAAGCTGTACGGTTCCATGGACGACATGGATACCATTATAAGAGAAAGTAAGGCAAGGGGCATTAAAATTATGATTGATTTGGTAGTCAATCATACTTCCGATCAGCATCCATGGTTCGTCGAATCCAGAAAATCGAAAGACAATCCGCATCGGGATTACTATATTTGGAGAGATCAGCCCAACGATTTAACATCGAATTTCGGCGGATCTGCCTGGGCCTATGACGAAAAGACAAAGCAATATTACTTGCATTTCTACAGTGAACAACAGCCGGATCTGAATTGGGAGAATCCGGACATGCGCCGGGATATCTATAGTATGATGAATTTTTGGATTGAAAAGGGTATCGGCGGTTTCAGAATGGATGTCATCGACCTGATTGGGAAGAACCCGGATAAAAAAATTAAAGAAAATGGACCAAAGCTTCATCATTATCTCAGAGAAATGAATGAGCATACTTTTGGCCCAGCGGACTTGGTCACTGTAGGTGAAACATGGGGAGCAACGCCGGAGATCGGCCACCTCTATACGGATGCAGGACGTAAAGAGATAAATATGGTGTTTCAATTTGAACATATGAATTTGGATAAACAGCCGGGCAAGCACAGATGGGATTTAAAAAAATTAGTCTTGATCGATTTGAAAGATGTACTGAGCAAATGGCAGAACTCTTTTTCTGAAGATGGTTGGAACAGCTTATTCTGGAATAATCATGACTTGCCGCGCATTGTGTCACGATGGGGCAATAGTCGCGAATATCGTGAATTGTCGGCAAAGATGCTTGCGACCTTATTGCATGGCATGAAGGGAACACCTTTTATTTACCAGGGTGAGGAAATTGGAATGACCAATGCGGACTTTGAGTCGATTGATGATTATCCGGACATCGAAACGCAGAATATGTATAAGGAACGGATCGCATCCGGATTTTCTGAAGAGGAAATCATGCAATCGATTCATATGAAGGCTAGGGATAATGCAAGAACCCCGATGCAATGGAATGCCAGCGAAAATGCCGGCTTTTCAACAGTCCAGCCCTGGATGAAAGTCAATCTAAATTATCGCAAGGTCAATGTCGAGCAAAGCCTTGCCGACCCTGACTCAGTTTTTTTTCATTATCAAAAGCTGATTGCACTGAGGAAGAAAAATGATATTTTGATCAAAGGCAGATACGAATTGGTGGACCATGACAACACTCAAGTCTACGCGTATAAACGTATCATGGATGATCAGATACTCCTCATTGTTTGCAACTTTTATGAAAAGCCGGCGGACTTTCGTTATTCAGCAGGAATAAAGAAAGAAGACATCAGCATCTTGATCAGTAATTATCCGGACTCGTCAAGAGATTTGGATCATTTATTGTTACGCCCATATGAAGCAGTGATTTATGAATTTAGCGGACGGTTAAAAAATAACTAA
- the metG gene encoding methionine--tRNA ligase, translating to MAVLIAGAWPYANGELHLGHLSSLLPGDCLARYYRLKGEKVLYVSGSDCNGTPITIRARQEGVSPKVIADRYHQSFAACFEKLGFTYDCYTRTDTPLHHRIVQQIFKQLYDHHYIYLKETKQMYCTHCQQFLPDRYVEGVCPHCGAHARGDQCEACSTILDPTDLLQPTCKICGHTPELRNVSHLYFALSQFEPQLRQLLAKAEEKGDWRENAIQLTRRYLDEGLQDRAVTRDLPVGVPVPVKGFEDKKVYVWIEAVSGYYSASECWAQETGHDISEFWDERTISYYVQGKDNIPFHTIIWPAILLCLGKKALPTHLVSNEYVTLEKKKLSTSRNWAVWIPDILSRYDADSIRYFMLINAPESHDADFSWRAFIESHNGELLGAYGNLVNRTLKFIEKLDDFKIRKSSVDPEMRQSVEEIYAQTGRLIEQTQIKEALNDLFSFIRRLNKYFDEKQPWNMVHINKVSAYQTLNTCLFSLANLAQLLSPFLPFSSEKLGRYLHLNPFVWKMIDCPEQIPEKAEPLFAPIDHSKIDEEIDRLNRQSKK from the coding sequence ATGGCTGTATTAATCGCAGGAGCTTGGCCGTATGCCAATGGTGAACTTCATCTGGGGCATTTGTCCAGCTTACTTCCGGGAGATTGTCTTGCTCGCTACTATCGTTTGAAAGGAGAAAAAGTACTGTACGTATCTGGCAGCGACTGTAATGGCACACCTATTACGATTCGGGCGAGGCAGGAGGGTGTTTCGCCGAAAGTGATTGCTGATCGATACCATCAATCCTTTGCGGCGTGTTTTGAAAAACTGGGTTTCACGTATGATTGCTATACACGAACGGATACACCGCTTCACCACAGGATTGTGCAGCAGATTTTCAAACAGCTGTATGATCATCACTATATTTACCTCAAGGAAACGAAACAAATGTACTGTACACACTGTCAGCAGTTCCTGCCTGACCGCTATGTAGAAGGAGTCTGTCCGCACTGCGGTGCTCACGCCCGTGGAGATCAGTGCGAGGCTTGCTCAACAATTCTTGATCCGACTGATTTACTGCAGCCAACATGTAAGATATGCGGCCATACACCCGAACTTCGCAATGTCAGTCATTTGTATTTTGCCTTAAGTCAGTTTGAACCGCAGCTCAGACAACTATTGGCAAAGGCAGAGGAGAAAGGAGACTGGCGGGAGAATGCCATTCAGCTGACCCGGCGTTACTTGGATGAAGGTTTGCAGGATCGCGCGGTGACTCGTGACCTGCCGGTCGGGGTGCCCGTCCCGGTCAAGGGGTTTGAGGACAAGAAAGTCTATGTTTGGATTGAAGCGGTATCCGGCTATTATTCGGCGAGTGAGTGCTGGGCACAGGAAACGGGTCATGATATCTCTGAGTTTTGGGATGAAAGGACCATTTCTTATTATGTTCAGGGAAAGGACAATATTCCATTCCATACGATTATCTGGCCCGCAATCTTATTGTGCCTTGGGAAAAAGGCACTGCCAACACACCTTGTGTCCAATGAATATGTTACCCTTGAAAAAAAGAAGCTCTCAACAAGCCGTAACTGGGCTGTTTGGATTCCCGATATCCTTTCCCGCTACGATGCCGACAGTATCCGCTATTTCATGCTGATCAATGCGCCAGAGTCGCATGATGCAGATTTTTCATGGCGTGCGTTTATAGAGAGCCATAATGGAGAGCTTCTGGGTGCCTATGGAAACTTGGTCAATCGAACACTGAAATTCATTGAGAAATTAGACGACTTTAAGATTAGAAAGAGCAGTGTCGATCCGGAGATGAGACAATCTGTAGAAGAGATTTATGCGCAAACAGGCCGTCTGATTGAACAAACACAAATTAAAGAAGCACTGAATGATCTGTTCTCGTTTATAAGAAGGCTAAATAAATATTTCGATGAAAAACAGCCATGGAATATGGTTCACATCAATAAAGTGAGCGCTTATCAGACGCTGAATACCTGTCTTTTCAGTCTTGCCAATCTTGCTCAACTACTTTCCCCCTTTCTTCCGTTTTCCAGTGAGAAGCTTGGTCGATACCTTCATCTGAATCCATTTGTGTGGAAAATGATCGATTGCCCGGAACAAATACCTGAAAAGGCGGAACCTCTGTTTGCCCCAATTGATCATTCTAAAATTGACGAGGAAATTGATCGTCTGAACAGACAATCAAAAAAATAA